In one Terriglobales bacterium genomic region, the following are encoded:
- the ispF gene encoding 2-C-methyl-D-erythritol 2,4-cyclodiphosphate synthase gives MRIGYGWDSHEFKKGVPLKIGGITLEHTHGLAGHSDGDVLLHALTDALLGAVAAGDIGGYFPPSDPKWKNADSSLFVAVALAKVKEAGYQVCNVDSTLVLSEPKVGPVANRIRQRVAELLEISPLEVGIKAKTPEGMGTEKAAIAHVVVLLERQDDHKKLEVAAAMLEADKHVDEVVKGLISDVKIEKKPRREKVRT, from the coding sequence ATGAGGATTGGGTACGGTTGGGATTCACACGAGTTCAAGAAGGGCGTGCCGCTGAAGATCGGTGGCATAACGCTCGAGCACACCCACGGGCTGGCTGGTCACTCCGACGGAGACGTGCTGCTGCATGCGCTTACCGATGCATTGCTCGGCGCCGTAGCCGCCGGTGACATAGGCGGCTATTTTCCTCCGTCGGACCCAAAATGGAAAAACGCCGACTCGTCTCTGTTCGTCGCTGTTGCATTGGCAAAAGTAAAAGAAGCGGGGTACCAGGTCTGTAACGTAGATTCCACGCTCGTTCTTTCCGAACCGAAGGTTGGGCCCGTTGCTAACCGCATTCGTCAGCGCGTTGCCGAGCTGTTGGAGATTTCGCCGCTAGAAGTCGGTATTAAAGCCAAAACACCCGAAGGCATGGGCACGGAAAAAGCAGCGATCGCCCACGTGGTTGTGCTGCTGGAGAGACAAGACGATCACAAGAAGCTAGAGGTGGCGGCCGCGATGCTCGAGGCCGACAAGCACGTCGATGAGGTTGTGAAGGGTCTTATCAGCGACGTGAAGATCGAGAAGAAACCGCGCCGTGAAAAGGTGCGGACCTAG
- the ispD gene encoding 2-C-methyl-D-erythritol 4-phosphate cytidylyltransferase, with protein MKVVVIIPAAGLGTRMAAHSGARAGQPAKQFAEIAGKPILLHTLEKFSEVPEVTDIYIAVRESESGRVRDFLAGQKLRPKMHVVIGGDHRQQSVANALAEFRANEDDIVLVHDAVRPFVEGEVIRNVIETAAAQGAAIAGLPAVDTIKQVERTASGAIITSTVPRERVVMAQTPQGFRYAVIKCAFDEAAQDGFVGTDEASLVERSGHQVAVVMGSARNIKITTPSDLELAEFLFHHGDTKKAIG; from the coding sequence ATGAAAGTGGTGGTCATTATTCCGGCTGCGGGACTCGGAACGCGCATGGCAGCGCACTCCGGCGCGCGCGCCGGACAGCCCGCCAAGCAGTTCGCCGAAATCGCCGGTAAGCCGATCCTGCTGCACACATTAGAAAAGTTTTCTGAGGTGCCGGAGGTCACGGATATCTACATCGCCGTTCGCGAGAGTGAGAGTGGACGTGTGCGGGACTTCCTGGCTGGACAAAAGCTTCGTCCCAAGATGCATGTAGTGATCGGGGGCGATCACCGTCAGCAATCGGTAGCGAATGCTTTGGCCGAATTTCGCGCGAATGAGGACGACATTGTTCTAGTGCACGATGCGGTGCGTCCGTTTGTAGAAGGTGAGGTTATTCGCAATGTGATCGAGACCGCCGCAGCTCAAGGCGCCGCCATTGCGGGCCTCCCTGCCGTCGATACCATCAAGCAAGTCGAGCGCACCGCGAGCGGGGCAATCATTACGTCCACGGTACCGCGGGAACGAGTTGTAATGGCGCAGACCCCGCAGGGATTCCGCTACGCGGTGATCAAATGCGCTTTCGATGAAGCCGCTCAGGATGGATTTGTCGGTACCGACGAGGCCTCTCTGGTAGAACGATCGGGACATCAAGTGGCAGTGGTGATGGGCTCTGCGCGAAATATCAAAATCACAACACCCTCGGACCTCGAACTCGCAGAGTTCCTTTTTCACCACGGAGATACGAAGAAAGCTATCGGGTGA
- a CDS encoding phosphoribosyltransferase family protein translates to MSEKVLLTAEQIQRRVREMGQQISRDYSGKNLTLICVLPNGFVFCADLIRAINVASILHFVQPQRKAMNGAASQIQIHYGPEIDVKGKDVLFVEGVIQSGQTTEFLMRTIQGWGANSVKLAALIDKQTARRVPLQPDYMGFIVEETYIVGYGLGNPQFGRNLPHIQSEGK, encoded by the coding sequence ATGTCAGAAAAAGTCCTGCTCACCGCCGAGCAGATTCAGCGACGTGTAAGAGAAATGGGTCAGCAGATTTCCCGGGACTATTCGGGGAAGAACCTCACGCTGATCTGTGTCCTGCCCAATGGTTTTGTGTTCTGCGCCGATCTCATTCGCGCCATCAATGTCGCCTCGATTCTCCATTTTGTACAGCCGCAAAGAAAAGCAATGAATGGTGCGGCATCCCAAATTCAGATCCACTATGGCCCTGAGATCGACGTGAAGGGCAAAGACGTTCTGTTCGTCGAAGGCGTGATTCAGTCTGGACAGACCACCGAATTCCTCATGCGTACCATCCAGGGGTGGGGTGCTAATTCGGTAAAACTCGCCGCGCTGATCGACAAGCAGACCGCCCGCCGAGTCCCCCTCCAGCCCGATTACATGGGATTCATCGTCGAGGAAACCTATATCGTTGGGTATGGGCTCGGAAATCCCCAATTTGGACGTAATCTGCCGCATATTCAGAGCGAGGGAAAATAG
- the tilS gene encoding tRNA lysidine(34) synthetase TilS, translating to MLSLGQRVARYIRERGLMGAGDRVAVAVSGGADSVGLLRILLELREELGIVPSVAHFHHGIRGADADADEKFVSELASGFGLESHVNRGNARAYAAQKKISIETAARQLRHEFFESLLSNNVKRIATAHTVDDQAETVLMKVVRGAGTRGMAGIFPEQRLGRGSIVRPVLGIRREEIRAYLRDLQQSWREDVTNADLTITRNRMRARVLPVLRDELNPAADTSLAHLAEISRAEEEYWTEQTKRLLPLVCKPGEPARGGGRRQTSAGAIAVELLALEQQPLAVQRRLLRAAAEQIGCSLDFEHVHAMLDLISRRQTRGTQSKIVQIADGWNARLLFRELRIERTPSRASAESKEATTDYEYALSVPGESRIPELGATIRARISEDNASVISAAYNRAHAFELSSGSKLRVRNWRAGDYFRAARHRSEKRVKELLYPLHLSAEEKRVWPVVVAGQRIVWVRGIEAPALLASNGQQIVIEESTD from the coding sequence GTGCTCTCACTAGGCCAACGTGTCGCGCGCTATATTCGCGAGCGCGGACTCATGGGTGCGGGGGACCGAGTCGCTGTTGCCGTATCCGGCGGGGCAGATTCGGTTGGGCTGCTGCGTATTCTCCTCGAGCTGCGAGAGGAACTAGGTATCGTGCCCAGCGTGGCCCATTTTCATCATGGGATTCGCGGAGCCGATGCGGATGCTGACGAGAAGTTCGTCAGTGAATTGGCCAGCGGGTTCGGGCTGGAGTCTCACGTCAACCGAGGGAATGCCCGGGCATACGCAGCTCAGAAAAAAATCAGTATCGAGACAGCAGCCCGGCAACTGCGGCATGAATTCTTCGAGTCGCTGTTGTCGAATAACGTCAAACGAATCGCTACTGCCCATACGGTCGATGACCAGGCTGAGACGGTGCTGATGAAGGTCGTACGCGGGGCGGGTACGCGCGGCATGGCCGGCATCTTTCCGGAGCAGCGGCTTGGGCGGGGCAGTATTGTGCGTCCTGTTTTGGGGATTCGCCGCGAGGAGATTCGCGCGTATTTGCGCGATCTGCAGCAGTCCTGGCGTGAAGATGTCACCAATGCTGACCTGACGATCACTCGCAACCGTATGCGTGCGCGCGTGCTGCCTGTGCTGCGCGATGAGTTGAACCCAGCGGCGGATACTTCGTTGGCGCACTTGGCGGAAATTTCTCGTGCTGAGGAAGAGTATTGGACAGAGCAGACAAAACGCCTTCTACCGCTCGTGTGCAAGCCCGGAGAACCTGCTCGCGGCGGCGGACGCAGACAAACGTCGGCCGGGGCGATCGCAGTCGAACTTCTAGCTTTGGAGCAACAACCGCTTGCTGTTCAGCGCCGGCTGCTCCGCGCAGCCGCAGAGCAGATCGGCTGCAGTCTCGACTTTGAGCACGTTCACGCGATGCTCGATCTGATTTCTCGGCGGCAGACGCGCGGTACGCAAAGCAAGATAGTCCAGATCGCGGACGGGTGGAACGCGCGGCTTCTCTTTCGCGAACTGCGGATCGAGCGCACCCCCTCCAGAGCCTCCGCAGAATCCAAAGAGGCGACCACCGACTACGAATATGCGTTATCTGTTCCTGGTGAGAGCCGGATTCCGGAGCTTGGCGCAACAATTCGCGCGCGCATCTCGGAAGATAACGCTTCTGTTATCTCGGCAGCTTATAATCGGGCACACGCTTTCGAATTGTCTTCGGGTTCGAAGCTGCGCGTGCGGAACTGGCGCGCCGGAGATTATTTTCGAGCTGCGCGCCACAGGTCAGAAAAGCGTGTAAAGGAGTTACTGTACCCGCTGCACCTCAGCGCGGAAGAAAAGCGGGTTTGGCCGGTTGTCGTTGCCGGCCAGCGTATTGTCTGGGTACGTGGCATCGAGGCGCCGGCGTTGCTAGCCTCGAATGGTCAGCAGATCGTGATTGAAGAAAGCACGGATTGA
- a CDS encoding energy transducer TonB: MATSATQPASPLPSGNIPTPREPHDILPTLFGDGYGTYAVQSRNFYTSIILHTVVLALVLFLTHQVIEHRAQIAQALGPVVDIGAYIPLPSAAKHVGGGGGGGDRDKLEVSHGAPPKFSMQQITPPTVVIRNDAPKLAVEQTVMVPPQVKITQQGPVGSLTSVLSVPSNGTGYGSGIGAGCCGGVGDGSGRGVGPGDTAGIGGGVFQVGGGVSPPRIKYQTEPEFSEEARKAKHQGTVLVEAIVGADGRIHNPRVIRALGLGLDEKALEALNQWLFEPAVKDGRKVNVAIQIEVSFRLY, from the coding sequence ATGGCTACCTCGGCCACGCAACCGGCCTCTCCGCTACCGTCGGGAAACATCCCCACTCCACGGGAGCCACACGACATCCTGCCTACATTGTTCGGCGATGGATATGGAACCTACGCGGTTCAATCACGCAACTTCTATACATCGATCATTTTGCACACCGTAGTACTTGCGCTTGTTCTTTTTCTAACTCATCAGGTGATCGAGCATCGTGCTCAGATTGCGCAGGCCCTTGGGCCGGTGGTCGACATCGGAGCTTACATTCCCCTGCCCAGCGCAGCAAAACATGTAGGTGGCGGCGGTGGCGGTGGAGATCGCGACAAACTCGAAGTCAGCCATGGGGCTCCGCCGAAGTTCAGCATGCAGCAGATCACGCCTCCAACGGTGGTGATCCGCAACGACGCGCCGAAGCTCGCGGTTGAGCAGACCGTGATGGTCCCACCGCAAGTGAAGATCACGCAGCAGGGTCCAGTTGGATCACTCACCAGCGTATTGAGCGTGCCCTCGAATGGAACCGGTTACGGATCCGGCATCGGTGCTGGATGTTGCGGCGGCGTGGGTGATGGCAGCGGACGTGGCGTTGGTCCGGGCGATACAGCGGGAATCGGCGGTGGAGTGTTCCAAGTCGGCGGCGGAGTTTCTCCGCCACGCATCAAGTACCAAACCGAGCCTGAGTTCTCAGAAGAAGCTCGTAAAGCCAAACATCAGGGTACTGTTCTGGTGGAAGCGATTGTTGGTGCTGATGGCAGGATTCACAATCCTCGCGTGATTCGTGCGCTAGGGCTTGGCCTGGACGAGAAGGCTCTCGAGGCATTGAATCAGTGGCTGTTTGAACCGGCAGTCAAAGACGGCCGGAAAGTCAATGTCGCCATCCAGATCGAAGTTAGTTTCCGGCTTTACTGA
- the ftsH gene encoding ATP-dependent zinc metalloprotease FtsH: protein MNSTVKTVAFWLVILLSGVLLWKVVQAGGAGAKETPVSFSQFMQDVDHGDVNDVTMIGTEVHGKYKSGKGGFQTTVPANYPDMIKDLRDKGVNITVKDNSGNGWPTYLLNLSPLILFAALWFVMIRQMQTGGNKALSFGKSRARLLSMQQKKVTFKDVAGVDEAKEELREIIEFLREAQKFQKLGGRIPKGVLLVGPPGTGKTLLARAVAGEANVPFFSISGSDFVEMFVGVGASRVRDLFEQGKKNAPCIIFIDEIDAVGRHRGAGLGGGHDEREQTLNQLLVEMDGFESNEGVILIAATNRPDVLDPALLRPGRFDRRVVVARPDVRGREEILRVHTRKIPIGDDVDLSILARGTPGFSGADLANMVNEAALNAARQNRKAVYMYDFEVSKDKVLMGAERKSMLLSDHEKKVTAYHEAGHALVAAMREHADPLHKVTIIPRGMALGVTMQLPIDDKHTYTKEYLETRLAIMMGGRVAEEIFLGQMTTGAGNDIEQASDLARRMVCEFGMSSLGPITFGKKEEQIFLGREINQHRDFSEETAQLIDKQVRQLVDAGYQSAVDILSNNKDIMHRMSAALLEREVLDANEIKMIIEGKDLPPIKMPSSGSDGGVQQVLKPEPSRQPGLAPGHPSPA, encoded by the coding sequence GTGAATTCAACCGTTAAGACCGTGGCGTTCTGGCTGGTCATTCTGCTTTCGGGAGTACTGCTCTGGAAGGTAGTTCAGGCCGGTGGCGCCGGTGCCAAAGAAACACCAGTCTCGTTCTCGCAGTTCATGCAGGACGTGGACCATGGCGACGTCAATGACGTGACGATGATCGGCACCGAAGTTCATGGCAAGTACAAGAGCGGCAAAGGCGGATTCCAGACCACGGTTCCGGCAAATTATCCGGACATGATCAAGGACCTTCGCGATAAAGGCGTCAACATCACCGTGAAGGACAATTCCGGCAATGGCTGGCCGACTTACCTGCTGAATCTTTCCCCGCTCATCCTCTTCGCGGCGCTCTGGTTCGTGATGATCCGCCAGATGCAGACCGGTGGCAACAAAGCTCTCTCGTTCGGCAAGAGCCGCGCACGCCTGCTCTCGATGCAGCAGAAGAAAGTCACGTTTAAGGACGTCGCCGGCGTGGACGAAGCCAAAGAAGAGCTGCGCGAGATTATTGAGTTCCTGCGCGAGGCGCAGAAGTTCCAAAAGCTCGGAGGACGCATTCCGAAGGGCGTACTGCTCGTCGGACCTCCCGGAACGGGAAAGACTCTGCTTGCCCGTGCAGTAGCCGGTGAAGCCAACGTTCCGTTCTTCTCGATTTCAGGTTCTGATTTCGTCGAAATGTTCGTCGGCGTCGGCGCGAGCCGCGTACGCGATCTGTTCGAGCAGGGCAAAAAGAACGCTCCCTGCATCATTTTCATCGACGAAATCGACGCTGTCGGACGCCATCGCGGTGCTGGTCTAGGTGGCGGACACGACGAGCGCGAGCAAACACTCAACCAGTTGCTCGTTGAGATGGACGGCTTCGAATCGAACGAAGGCGTGATCCTCATCGCCGCTACGAACCGTCCTGACGTGCTTGATCCCGCGCTGCTGCGTCCTGGCCGCTTTGATCGTCGCGTAGTGGTCGCGCGTCCCGACGTCCGCGGACGTGAAGAGATTCTCCGCGTACACACGCGCAAGATTCCCATCGGAGATGATGTCGATCTCTCGATCCTCGCTCGCGGCACGCCGGGTTTCTCCGGAGCTGATCTGGCCAACATGGTCAACGAGGCCGCACTGAACGCCGCTCGTCAGAACCGCAAAGCGGTGTATATGTACGACTTCGAAGTCTCGAAGGACAAAGTGCTGATGGGGGCGGAGCGCAAGTCGATGCTGCTCTCCGACCATGAGAAAAAGGTCACGGCTTACCACGAGGCCGGACACGCGCTCGTGGCAGCCATGCGCGAGCACGCCGACCCTCTGCATAAGGTCACGATCATCCCGCGCGGAATGGCGCTGGGCGTAACCATGCAGTTGCCGATCGACGATAAGCACACTTACACGAAGGAATATCTCGAGACGCGCTTGGCCATCATGATGGGCGGTCGCGTTGCTGAGGAGATCTTCCTCGGTCAAATGACGACCGGTGCCGGTAACGACATCGAGCAGGCATCCGATCTCGCTCGCCGCATGGTATGCGAGTTCGGCATGAGTTCTCTCGGGCCGATCACGTTCGGCAAGAAGGAAGAGCAGATCTTCCTCGGCCGCGAAATCAATCAGCATCGTGACTTCAGCGAAGAAACCGCGCAGTTGATCGACAAACAAGTTCGTCAGTTGGTCGATGCGGGTTATCAGTCGGCGGTGGATATCCTCTCAAATAACAAGGACATCATGCATCGCATGTCGGCGGCTTTGCTGGAGCGCGAGGTGCTCGATGCCAACGAGATCAAAATGATCATCGAAGGCAAAGACCTTCCGCCAATCAAGATGCCGTCCAGCGGCAGTGATGGTGGCGTGCAGCAGGTGCTGAAGCCGGAACCGTCACGACAGCCAGGCCTGGCTCCGGGACATCCGTCGCCCGCTTAA